In Edaphobacter aggregans, the sequence GGCGTCGGTCGAGATTCCCGGACGCGTAGTCGTAGTGGATGTTGAACGGGTTCGAAACGCCATTCAGATCGCCGCTGACCGCATCGAGAGCATGCGACCAGGTGTAGGCAAGTTGCAGTGTGAGGCCATGACGATTCTCCATGCGCAATCCCGCCTGGAAGCCGTTGTAGTTAAAGTTGGTTGCATTCTCTTCCTGAGTGATCGAGCCAAACCCGGGAAACTGCCGATACAGATTTGCGTTGGCCTTACCACCGGCAACAGCTTGCCGCTGTGGACTATTCAAGGGCAGAGTATTGATATTCCGGTCGTTGTTCTGGTGCCAGCCGGTAGTACCAACATACTGGACTACCGCAATGACCGACTGTGCGACTTGGCGTTGTACTCCCAGGCTGAATTGCGCTGTTCCGGGAGGCGTGTAGTGGAAGTCGAGGTTAGTGAGAGTTGAAGGGAATATAGCGTTACCCGCAGACTGCCCCGTAATAGCGCTGGTGGAGGGGTTGGAGAAGTAAACGTTGTTAGCGGAGGGCTGGAAGGCGAAGGGAGGATTCTGTGCAGCGTTATAGACGTCGTTGCCCTGGACACGTTCAAAGAACATTCCAAAGCCACCACGGACTACTGTCTTTCCGTTTCCGCCGATGTCATAAGCAAAACCAACTCGAGGTTGCCATGTGTTGTACCTGTTCTGGACATTTCCACGAGGGAAGCCATTAACACCAGCCAGCGAAATACCATTGAGATAGAACGGGGAACCGTTGAAGGTGGTCAGTTGACTGGCCATGACGGTGCCGTCCGGGTTAAGAGGAAATCCCAAACCTGTGTTGTAGTTGGCTGCAACAAAATTAGCGAACTGGTTAAATCGCTCATAGGCGTGCGGCAGTCCGTCGAAACGAATGCCGAGGTTAAGAGTCAGGTTGGGGACGATACGGTAGTTGTCATTTGCGTAGCCGGAGTAAGTGTTGTTGACCCAGTGCTTGCCGGCTAGATAGTTGAGTTGGGTAAAGTTGGCAGTGTCTCCCAGTAGGAAGTTGATATAGGAATCACCGGAAAAAGAAGTTGGGGTGAACTGTGCCGTGCCCTGTGTATTTGCTTGCAATTGCTGGTTCTTGACGGCACGCATATAGCTGAAGCCGAACTTCAACTGATGTTTCCCATGGTTCCAGGACACGTCATCCCGGACTTGGTAGTCGTTGAAGGAGTTTCTCCACGGGAAGTAGCTCGAGCTCCATGTGGTACCGTATGGCGCGCCTAGCTGTATCTCGGGCATGCGGCTTCCAAAGTTATTGGCTGCGGGGAAGAAAGAGGTAGCCGACCAGCCAGACGGCTGTGCTGATACGCCGACAGGATCAAGATGAATGAGGTTGCCGTTGTAGTTGAAGGCGGTTTCGTTGAGGAGGTTGGGGGAGATGGTTTGGGTGAGTTTAATAACCGCCGCCCACGATGGGTTATACATCGCCGTGCCCACGGTTGGATAGCTGCTGTCTCCCCATAGGGGCGGAAAATAGGTCTGGTGCACATTGTCATGGACGTAATGACCCATGAGCTGGAGCTTGCTGTTGATGGCATGGTCGATGCGAACCAGGTCCTCGCGAACGTTGGTCGGTTGGGCTATGGACGAGATGTATTGCGAGGTGCCCAGATTGGGTTCAGGAAAAGTGCCCGCATTCATCATGAGGACTGCATTGGGGTCGAGCAGATTGGCGGGGATTTTATTTCCTGGGAAGGGTTGTCCGGCAATCAATCCGTCGGCCGTATAGAGTGCCTGTCTAGCGGGATCAGAGGTTATCGGAACAACCGGGATTGTGCCATTCGAGGGTACTGTATAGGTCAATGGTTGTCCGGCTACCGGGAAATTGCTGGCCGCGATTGTATTCTTGATGCTGGGCTGACTTCCCTGAATCAGCCTGCGCCACTCTTCGTTGACAAAAAAGAATGTCCGCTTGCGTTCGTTGTTGTAAATGTGGGGAATGAAAAGAGGTCCGCCTATATTGCCGCCGAAAAGGTTCAGGCGGAATTTTGGTCTCGCCTGGCCTGCAAAGTTAGTGAAGTAATTGTTGGCGTCGTAGACTTCATTTCTATTGAAGTACCACAGTCCGCCATGGAAGTCATGAGAGCCAGATCTGACCACCATGAGAATGGTTCCACCTGAACCGATGCCGTAGTCGGGACCGTAGTTGCTGTTGAGGGTCTGGAATTCGTTGATCGCATCGAGCGAGGGCAGGGTGCCGAAACAGCCACCGCAACCGCGGTCATTCAACTCGCCACCATCAAGCAGGTAGATGTTATGGCCTGAGCGGGTTCCATTGAAGCTGATACCGTTGCCGGAGGTGAGCGCGTTGACTCCGTTGAAGCCCGGCAAGTTGTTGGAGACGCCCATGCCCAGGACCGCCAACTGCGTTATGTTGCGGCCATTGATGCCCAGCTGTGTTACCTGCGCACCACTGATCAGGTTGCTGATTTCGTTGGTCTGAGCCTGGACTTGCAGTACGTCCGCTTCCACGGTTACTGTCTGCGATTCGCTGCCGACAGTAAGGGTGACATCTTCCTTCAGTGTTTGAGCAACGTTCACAACGATGTCCGTTACGATGAATTTGTGAAAGCCTGACGCGACAGCGCTGAGCGTATAGTTACCCACGCCCAAACTAGGGAAGACGTATTCGCCCGATGTGTTCGTCGTTGCTTTTCTCACCTGACCGGTCGCAGTGTTGGTCAGGGAAATTTCGACGTTCGGAACGACTGCCCCGGTGGAGTCCGTCACGGTTCCGGTGATGATTGCGTTTTCCTGAGCCCATGCGCTTGGAATTAGCAGCAGAGCCACGCTTAACATGACAATCAATGCGAATCGAGAACGATGCATGATGCAGCCTCCAAATTTTGGTTGAACTTGCTGTTCAAAGAAGACTTCTGGCCCTTCTACCGTCCCCAGGCTATTTACTATCGAATTACTTGGCTCAGTGGGATAGAGACTTGCATGTGAACGTAAACGTTTTCTGCAAATTCTTCAGATCGCGTACAAATAAACGAATTACTGGGTCCAATATCGTTTTTTCGTATCTCGCGCGCCGTAGACTTCGTCTATCTGGCAGCACACTCTGGGTAAATGTTTACTCGGGTGGCAATGTACTTTGTAGGAATAGTTCTGTCAAGAGAAAACCGGCTCCGCAAAATGCGGATTTACTCGCGACAAGGACTGTCGTTCGAACGAACGTGCCCTCGCTATAACATCTTCTACCAACAATTGGAGCGCAGGGACGAACTGCCGGGGTTTCGCGGTTGGTGAGCTATTACTAGTGTTAACTTTAGTAGTGCTTCCGTTGCAGGGATTCGGCCGGAACTGTTATCGACCCCATCCGGCCGGAATTTTCGTCCACTACAACAATACGAACGGATCCGGTGCTCTCACTCTTCTCAATGGGTTGGTCGAAAGGGATCCCATCCCTTAACAGCGCTTGATAGGTGGCGGGCTTCAAGGATAGTCCCAGCGTTTTCCCGGTAACCCGCGCGTGAAAACCATCATCGTCTCTTTGGGCCAGGAAGATGTCCAGATTGTCCACCCACCGTTCGCCTTGCTTGGCGAGAGCCAGGTCAGCCGTTGCTATGGCAAGCTTGAGGACGATCCCCGTTGACGCGGCTGCCGAATTCACACTTACTCCGATCTCGTTCGCGTCGAAAGGCTGCCATACCGCTCGGCCGAACCGCTCCTTTAGAGTGCTCGGTTCTCTGGAGTACTGGTAGCCATTGCGGTATCGTAACGTCACTCCGCGCCGGGCGGTCGGCTTAATGGTCAGTACGTGGTACTGGCC encodes:
- a CDS encoding TonB-dependent receptor, producing the protein MHRSRFALIVMLSVALLLIPSAWAQENAIITGTVTDSTGAVVPNVEISLTNTATGQVRKATTNTSGEYVFPSLGVGNYTLSAVASGFHKFIVTDIVVNVAQTLKEDVTLTVGSESQTVTVEADVLQVQAQTNEISNLISGAQVTQLGINGRNITQLAVLGMGVSNNLPGFNGVNALTSGNGISFNGTRSGHNIYLLDGGELNDRGCGGCFGTLPSLDAINEFQTLNSNYGPDYGIGSGGTILMVVRSGSHDFHGGLWYFNRNEVYDANNYFTNFAGQARPKFRLNLFGGNIGGPLFIPHIYNNERKRTFFFVNEEWRRLIQGSQPSIKNTIAASNFPVAGQPLTYTVPSNGTIPVVPITSDPARQALYTADGLIAGQPFPGNKIPANLLDPNAVLMMNAGTFPEPNLGTSQYISSIAQPTNVREDLVRIDHAINSKLQLMGHYVHDNVHQTYFPPLWGDSSYPTVGTAMYNPSWAAVIKLTQTISPNLLNETAFNYNGNLIHLDPVGVSAQPSGWSATSFFPAANNFGSRMPEIQLGAPYGTTWSSSYFPWRNSFNDYQVRDDVSWNHGKHQLKFGFSYMRAVKNQQLQANTQGTAQFTPTSFSGDSYINFLLGDTANFTQLNYLAGKHWVNNTYSGYANDNYRIVPNLTLNLGIRFDGLPHAYERFNQFANFVAANYNTGLGFPLNPDGTVMASQLTTFNGSPFYLNGISLAGVNGFPRGNVQNRYNTWQPRVGFAYDIGGNGKTVVRGGFGMFFERVQGNDVYNAAQNPPFAFQPSANNVYFSNPSTSAITGQSAGNAIFPSTLTNLDFHYTPPGTAQFSLGVQRQVAQSVIAVVQYVGTTGWHQNNDRNINTLPLNSPQRQAVAGGKANANLYRQFPGFGSITQEENATNFNYNGFQAGLRMENRHGLTLQLAYTWSHALDAVSGDLNGVSNPFNIHYDYASGNLDRRHIFNVNYIYALPSFAHGNTLERTLLGGWSLSGVVVAQSGSPVNPTFSTDVLGLGGGTTNRPNVVSNITYPKTRTAWFTKASFAAPVAPWLGGGNQGFGNSQRNAIVGPGTFNFNTALFKSIPFTAGEGPRLELRFESFNTFNHTQFSGLDTSFTDGNFGQVTNSADARRLQLGGKFYF